A window of Mustela erminea isolate mMusErm1 chromosome 19, mMusErm1.Pri, whole genome shotgun sequence genomic DNA:
GGCCCCGCCCAGAGGCAGCCGCGAGCGAGGCCGCGCCAGGGACTACTGCAGAGCGCGGTGAGTGAGCAGGGCCAGCGGGGAGGGACCCAGGCGTCCCGGTCCCCGCCCCTACCCCGGGCAGGCATCCCGACCTTCAGCTTCAGCTTGCTTCCCGATTCCGTCACTCCGTTTCAGGGCCCCAGAGCCGGCCTAAGAAAGGaccccacagcccctccctgTTCTGGGCCTCGGGCAGACCGGCGCCTCGGGCCCCTCCCTTTTTGCCAAAACCGGGAATCTgacgccccctgccccccagcccggTCCTCCAGGAGCTCCCGAGCCCCTCCCTCAATCCGGGCGCCAGGAATGCAGGCCAAAAATATCCCTGGGTTCCAGACCTGGGAGGCTCGGCTTGCAACCACAACGGAGCAGATGAAGACCCAGGAGTCCGAGCTTCCATTGCTTTTTGCTCCAAGAATCTGGGCCCCCAGCCTAGGCGTCCTTCGGAACCTTGGAGGCCATGGGTCCCACTCGCACCGCCCTAGATACAGGCGTTTTGCTATCGGAGcctttcccctgcccccatcGACTGTGACTTCTGGGACCCAGGAGTCCCGCCCACCAATCCCTAACACCGCGAGCCCTCGTATAAATGAGGATTTGGGGACCCAGGAGTCGGGGACCTCAGCCCAAAAGCCCCTCAAACTCTAGGGATCGGCAGCCTCAACTATTTCGCCTTTCAGAGACCCAGGAGACAGAGACCGTATCCCACAGATCCCATTAAACGGAAAGGCCTGGTCTCCCAGCCCGCCGCCACCCAGATGTCCAAGATTCCATCCGTCCTGGAAGAGCGGGGCTGGAGCAGACGGGGATGGGAGGGGGccggaagagagagggagagtggagtGAGGTGAGACTGGGGTGGGGACCTGGGCTGGGGGCTCCGTCCTAAACAGACGCTAAACAGGCGGGTTGCCGTGGCAACGGCCTTCCCCGGCCGCGCCTGGAGACCGAGCTAAGACCGAGTCGGGGAGGgcagcccccaggagcccccacaccGCCAGCTGTTGTGTCTTCCTGTTTTGTCACCACGGCAACAGTGACCTCAGCCCTCCAGCCCCATCACTGGCTTGGCTGGGGAGTCTCGGTCCATTTTACGCGGGGAGGGGCGTGGTCTTTTCTTGGCCCCGCCTcggggggggtggggctgggataTCCCTCCCGGTTCCGGGAGTCCCTTTCTCAGCCCGAAACCCGCGCTCCCGCCGGgtccccggccccgcccccggccccgcccccgccccagcccgccAACCCCACCCAGTAAGCAAACCCTTACAGTCTGCAGCTGCTGCCGCTGCCTGAGAGGTGAGGCTGCGGGGACCCCCCGGCGTGGAAGCTGCGGTCAGGATTCCTGGGTGCtcagggaggaaggggctggcGTCCCGAGTGTCTGAGTCTCTAGGCAGACTGGGGCATGGATCAGGACTCGGGTTTTAGAGACGACAGGGCTTGAGACCTGCACTCATACAGGTTATCCATCGGAAAGAGGAGGGGAACGGGAGGCCCTGACTCCTGAGTCTGAGGAAGGAGCAACTGGAGGCCTGGACTCCagagtctgagggaggaggggctggggccctgattcctgggtctgagggaggagggtcTGGGAGCCTGGACTCCTAGGTCtgagagaggaggggctgggggcctgactccagggtctgagggaggagggacgTGGGtgtctggactcctgggtctgagagGGATGGGGACCCCTATGTGCCCTGGCTGAAGGGGGTTGATATCTAGTACAAGAAGGTCTTCAGGAGGGGAGGAGCTTGGAGTTGGAAGTTTGGGTTTGGGAAAAGGAATGGCCTTCCACGCTCCTCACCCCTCCATTGTGGGGACAGAATTCGAACTTTGGGCCCCAAACGCCAAAAAGGGAGGACTGGGAAGCTGGTGTCCTAAGGCAGAGAGAAGCCAAGGCTGAGGCCAGCGTCCTTGGGTTGCTGAGAGTGGAGCAGGCTAGGGTTTAGGGATGCGATTCTCAGTTTGAGCGACGGGGTGTGGTGTTTGGCGTGGAGGTGGCGAGAGGGGATGGGCGTGGCCAGGGGAGTCCAGAAGCAGCCCGGAGAAGCCGAAGGGGTGTTTCCTCTCTCTCGGGCTGTTTCTGGCGCTGCATTCCTGAGTTCTGACCTCAGGCGGCGGCCGCGGGGCGGAAGGCGACGGACCCCTCCCCTCCGCCCGGTCCCTGCGCTACCCACCTCCTTCCTTGGGGCACTTCTGGAGTTGTGGCTCGCGCTCTTCCTCCTTGCCTACTTGGGACCCGGCAGTACCCGCTTTCTAGAACGCCAGAGTGTAGGCCGGTCCTGACTTCCTCCTAACGGGTTTTCGAAGGGCGTGTCGGGGGAGCACGAGGCGGCGGAGCGCCGGGTAGCACCTCCCAGGTGGCCTGGGAGGCCCAGCCCCTACCCACAGACCTGACTTcggaggggtggtgggaggtgtggctaccaatctctggcctggattCCGACACCGCAGTTCCGCCTTCGATGGgctggcggggcgggggcgggggggggtcaGCTAGGCAAATCCCAGGGGTCCGGCTTCCCAGCCAGTGGTCTCTCACAGACCCTCCTGGgtccaggctcccagcccctgctctgggGACCCAGAACTCACATTTTGAAGGACACAGAAATTCAGGCTTCGGGCCTCACGTCCTAGGTGGACCTTCCTCTCCCAAGATCCACGAGCGGGGCGGACCCTCCCGGAGGCCGGCGGGGGGGCGGAGGTCCCAGCACCGCCCCGCCTCCCTCCGCCCGGGTCCCCGCCACATTCCAGATGGCTGGGCTGACTTGAAGCCCTTATAAGGCTCGGAGACGCTGCGCGGGGCCTGGCCGTCCGCCCCCGCAGCCACCGCCCAGGGCCCTCCCGCCGGTCAGCCCTGCGGCCTTCCCCGGCTGCGGCTGGGTTAAGATCACTCacgcccccgcccgcccgcggGCGTGCACTTTCTCCCGCTTCCCTCCACTCCCGCCCCCTCAGTTTGGGGATTGGGCTGGGGATCCCTGGGGTCACCTCCAGGACCTCTCTCGGCTCGAGGCCAGATCCCCGCCCCGGCTGGGAGGGCGCCCGGCCGGCAGAGCCTGGCTGCGCGTTCGGGGCGAGCCCagcggcgggcgggcgggtggCCTGGGTCCCGGCGGGGCGGAGCCGGATAGAGCTGGgtgctgactctctctctcctcctccctcctgtgtTCTGACCAGTCTTTTCCAGGTGTCTCCCCCTCCAGAGCCGGATCTTTAGCCCTCGGGGTTCTTGGCAGAGACTGCAGGTGAGTGAGCCTGGACTCCGTGtcggaggggagaggggctgggggcccgcactcctgggtctgagagaggagggagctTCCCACCTAGACTCTGTGTTGGAGGGAGGAGCATCTGGGACCTGGACTCTGAGATTCCGAGAGAAGGACCTTGGAGCTGGGTTTCCATGGAAGAGACCCAGACACCTGTTTACCTGGGAAAACAGTGTGTCCAGGAAATGGGCTTCCAGGTCTTGGGACCTCTTGCAGGGACAGCTGGGCAAGCTAGAACCTGTTCTACTGTCCGATAGTCCCTCCTGTGCCTGCCCATGGAAGGAGGAAGTTTTATTTCCCTGAAACTGAGAGAAGCCTTCTGAGCTTTTTAGGGGTGGAGGGCAACAGGGCAGATGTCAGAGGCCTGAGGGAGGATTTGGATACCTGGTCCCCAAGACACTGGGCCCTCTCTCCCTGAGGGTCTCTAGGACAAGAAGATAGAAGTTGTAGGTTCTGGAGGgacagaaaaaagaagctgatttTCTAGACTGCAGGTGTCTGGTGAACTCAAGGCCTAGGGCCCAGAGTCCTGAGGTCTGAAGCTCTGTGACCAGACGTGAGAGGCCTGGAGATTTCAGTGGAAGGGGCTGGGGCACTGGATAGTTGGAGAATCTGGAGTGCTTGAGTTTCTTGGAAGTTAGGGAACTTGGAGATTGGACTCCATGTGGGGGAGGAGCATAGGTAGAAGGAAGCTCAGTGTCCTTGGGGGTAGTACTCCAGCCCTGTATCCCAGGTGAGATTGCGACGGAAGTCATGGACCCTTGATCTCTCTGGTAGAGGGTGGACTTGAGAGGGCATGTTCCCAAGAGCTGAGCCCCAGTTCCAGAGACAGGCTGGGAGTTCAGGAGCTCTGATCACATGTGGGTCCCTGAGAAGATTCCCACGTGGAGGTTGGGCTCTTGGatgtctggaggctggaaatgcCTGTTGGATGAAGGAAGGCAGGTGCTTGCAGGAGCAGGGATGCCGAGCCCTGGATACTCAGAGGGAGGAGGTAGAGTGCTCAAAGCAGGGCCTCGTGTTCTGCTGCAGGGTTGGAGATGTTTTAGAACAGAGTCCTCAGCGGCTGGGTGGCTGATCCCTGGGGGACTGACGGCAGCTCTGAgtgtcggggtggggggcggcggaGATAGATGGTTTTACAATGGTTGGgttgcagagagaggagaggcagcctAGACTCCTGGGTTCTGACGGGAGGTGGGGAATCCAAGTCCAGAGTGGGGAGGGCTCTGGGACCTGGGTGACCAGCTGATCCGCACAGGCTCGCAACTGTCCCACTTTGAAAAGCCTGCACCCTGGGTGCCCCCCAGCTAGCCACCAGGTTACTTTGTGCCCCTGGGGGGAGGAAAGGCTGAGAGCCTGGATTCCCACATTTGGAACCTTTTTAGGACACTAAGAAGTCCCAGCCATGCCGGTGACGGTGACCCGCACGACCATCACAACCACCACGTCGTCTTCCTCAGGCCTGGGCTCCCCAACCATCGTGGGGTCCCCTCGGGCACTGACACAGCCCCTGGGCCTCCTCCGCCTGCTGCAGCTGCTGTCCACCTGTGTGGCCTTCTCCCTGGTGGCCAGCGTGGGTGCCTGGACAGGGGCCATGGGTAACTGGTCCATGTTCACTTGGtgcttctgcttctctgtgaCCCTCATCATCCTCATAGTCGAGTTATGCGGGCTACAGGCCCGCTTCCCCCTGTCCTGGAGAAACTTCCCCATCACCTACGCCTGCTACGCTGCCCTCTTCTGCCTATCGGCCTCCATCATCTACCCCACCACCTACGTCCAGTTCCTGTCCCACGGCCGCTCCCGGGACCACGCCATCGCTGCCACCACCTTCTCCTGCATCGCTTGCGTGGCTTACGCCACTGAAGTGGCCTGGACCCGGGCCCGCCCCGGGGAGATCACCGGCTACATGGCCACTGTGCCAGGCCTGCTCAAGGTGCTGGAGACCTTTGTGGCCTGCGTCATCTTTGCCTTCATCGGCGGCCCCTCCCTGTACCAGGACAAGCCAGCCCTGGAGTGGTGTGTGGCCGTGTACTCCATCTGCTTCATCCTGGCGGCCGTCGCCATCCTGCTGAACCTGCTCGACTGCACCAACATTCTGCCCATCTCCTTTCCCAGTTTCCTGTCAGGATTGGCGCTGCTTTCTGTCCTGCTCTATGCCACGGCTATCGTACTCTGGCCACTCTACCAGTTCAGCGAGAGGCACGGAGGCCACTCCCGCCGCTCTTCGGACGTGGGCTGCAGCAACCGGCACGCCTACTATGTGTGCGACTGGGACCGCCGACTGGCCGTGGCCATCCTCACGGCCATCAACCTGCTGGCTTACCTGGCCGACCTGGTGTATTCGGCCCGCCTGGTGTTCGTCAGGGTCTGAGGCTCTGACCATGACCGGCACTCTCAAGTCCCTCTTGTGGGCCGAGGTTTCTTTTTCCAagtcctcctttcctcttcctggctgcctctctcctgcctctcctgtttccttcccATCCATCCtgctcttctctgttcctttagcttcctgcctccctcctgttGCTCTCgcctttccttcctgttttgttgGGTTGCCCACATCCTGTTTTGCTTGTTTGCCTCTTTCTGTTTtcacctcttctttcctccctgttcTGTCCCGGCCGCCTctttcccagtttctttcttccaaTTTCCTTGGGAGCTCTGagacttctctcttctctgcctccaccccactgccccccacttcCGAAGGTGCTGAGCTCCAtgtcccactcccctctcctgcaGCTGttctctccctgggcctcccaAGGGGCCTCATTGCCAAAGCATGCCTACCCACCCTGGCTGTGCCTTagttggtgtgtatgtgtgtgtttgtgggggtggggtgggcagctAGAGAATGCGGCTCCCTTTCTCCCAGTGAAGGGGCTGCGGACAGCGCATGTCCCCTTTTATCTCTGAAGGCCAATGATCTCCAGTGGGCATGAGGCTTCAAGCACAGGCCCCAGGTCTGTGGGCCTTGcctggcccccagcctcccctgagaTTGGCTCCAGAACTTTGGCCAGGCTTACTAACATCCCACTGCCTGGAGGCCATCTTACAGGAAGTAAAGGGTGGAAGCCTCCCAACTGCTCTCTGGGTTATCGAAAAAGTGGTGGCCAGCAAAGAACCATATGGTCTTAAGGACGACTGTCTAAGTgttagttgggggggggggggggtagggataTGGCCCTCCCATCTCAGTATTAAAAACAGCATATACTGCCTTTGCTGGGAGAAGAGGTTGGCCACCTGCCTGCCTTAAAGGCAGGCAGTATGAAcctgggttggttggttggttggttttccttttctggtCACAAGGGCAAAACGTCCTGGGTGGCCCTCTTCTAAAAGGGAAGTTTCTTTTCAATGTGTTTttcttgggggtgggtgggatgggtAGGTGGGGGGTGCCATCGCCGTAGAGGAATTGCTTGCTCAAGTGTGGTGCGCgagtgcgcgcgcacgcacacacacacgtgtgtttcTGCATGCTAGTTGCTTCCTGTAgctgcttcctgcttctctggGACTCACATGCGCaatgtcatatatataaatgtataaatatatatttttaattttttttttaattccctggaGCTTCTGGTTCCCATCAGTCCCTGCTGTGAAGTACAGAGGGAAGACTTGTCCATTCCCTCACCCCacatctgtgttttgtttttttgtttttgttttttttacatcaatatgaagataaaagaaaaactgtttttgctttattGCTGGGGAGGACTCCAGGAGAGAGGGCAAGGTCCAGATTCTTGGgtctggtgggagagggaggcttgGACCAGGCCAAGACAACTTTGGCCTTTGGATCTCCCAAAGCCAGGAGAACTAGTTAGGATTGAAATGAATGAGATTGGGCCCTCCTTGGAATCCCATGAGCAACTCCAGAAATAGTGT
This region includes:
- the LOC116580082 gene encoding translation initiation factor IF-2-like; this translates as MPSQVHPLPERSRVHDFRRNLTWDTGLESGSGGGDTWKRLVRTQEGGGERESAPSSIRLRPAGTQATRPPAAGLAPNAQPGSAGRAPSQPGRGSGLEPREVLEVTPGIPSPIPKLRGREWREAGESARPRAGGGVSDLNPAAAGEGRRADRREGPGRWLRGRTARPRAASPSLIRASSQPSHLECGGDPGGGRRGGAGTSAPPPASGRVRPARGSWERKVHLGREARSLNFCVLQNEEVRTGLHSGVLESGYCRVPSRQGGRARATTPEVPQGRRAAHTASEQKPEFEGITDCLSSHIQDTKSCHVCFL
- the MYADM gene encoding myeloid-associated differentiation marker; this encodes MPVTVTRTTITTTTSSSSGLGSPTIVGSPRALTQPLGLLRLLQLLSTCVAFSLVASVGAWTGAMGNWSMFTWCFCFSVTLIILIVELCGLQARFPLSWRNFPITYACYAALFCLSASIIYPTTYVQFLSHGRSRDHAIAATTFSCIACVAYATEVAWTRARPGEITGYMATVPGLLKVLETFVACVIFAFIGGPSLYQDKPALEWCVAVYSICFILAAVAILLNLLDCTNILPISFPSFLSGLALLSVLLYATAIVLWPLYQFSERHGGHSRRSSDVGCSNRHAYYVCDWDRRLAVAILTAINLLAYLADLVYSARLVFVRV